A single window of Desulfuromonadales bacterium DNA harbors:
- a CDS encoding tetratricopeptide repeat protein, whose translation MSFLRETFWPFVLLLAAGLLALVLVNLRVARETDRVTVIAIGEPMTEGGYPVAAGEEDELDIGPGPSWEEVLDPLYAEARRLMVKGNVEQARQHYERLLSRQPSSRILNDLGLLHLIQGEPQKALDYLDRAITTNPVFPPSHYYRAEAQAELGRTEEALRSYQTAVNQMPFHFDARYRMGVAQIRSGREEAALSSFILASSLAGGEKRARALYNAGVASKRLGRVEEAEEFFQEAIRLQPGYLRARLGLAALEPDDAAGRARAREQFEKILQLDPGHAPTWLHIGVHHSAAGELEEAEEAYRQASGLFPEYGKARYNLGLILLEQKRWGEARSQFEWLLSRDPEHAESRFNLGRVALGEGRLADAVVAFRQAIELKRGEYPEAYYNLGLAYAAQQNDHEAIRSYREALRLRESWPEAYYNLGLAYLRQEMWEQAEVSFSRAVVLEPRYERAWYNLGVLYARQEKNEEAVRALRKALDIRPDYSEARLNLGVRFARMNRHGEAIREYLALLEKDGTHAGAWFDLGLAYLETASPGQAEAAFRKVMELQPENTRALRLLGESLVAQKKYTEAVQVLRQAVDAVPADVRLRLELAQALRKADNPESARRQLEQALRLDPGNERIRREMERLTRARKGEKP comes from the coding sequence ATGAGCTTCCTGCGGGAAACGTTCTGGCCGTTTGTGCTGCTTCTGGCCGCGGGACTCCTGGCCCTGGTGCTGGTGAACCTCCGGGTCGCCCGCGAAACGGATCGCGTCACCGTCATCGCCATCGGCGAGCCCATGACAGAGGGAGGCTACCCGGTCGCTGCGGGCGAAGAGGACGAACTCGATATCGGACCCGGACCTTCGTGGGAGGAGGTGCTCGATCCTCTCTACGCCGAAGCGCGACGGCTCATGGTGAAAGGAAATGTGGAGCAGGCACGGCAGCATTACGAGAGATTGCTGTCCCGACAGCCCTCTTCGCGAATTCTCAACGATCTTGGACTGCTGCACCTGATCCAGGGAGAACCGCAGAAGGCGCTGGACTATCTGGACCGCGCCATCACCACCAACCCGGTCTTCCCACCCAGCCATTACTACCGGGCCGAGGCCCAGGCCGAACTGGGCCGGACCGAGGAAGCCCTGCGGAGCTATCAGACCGCCGTGAACCAGATGCCCTTCCATTTCGACGCCCGCTATCGGATGGGCGTAGCCCAGATTCGGAGCGGCCGGGAGGAAGCGGCCCTGTCGAGTTTTATCCTGGCCTCTTCCCTGGCCGGGGGGGAGAAGCGGGCGCGCGCTCTCTACAACGCAGGGGTGGCCAGCAAACGGCTGGGTCGGGTCGAGGAGGCGGAAGAATTCTTCCAGGAGGCGATCCGGCTGCAACCCGGGTACCTGCGGGCACGACTCGGCCTGGCCGCACTGGAACCCGACGACGCGGCGGGGCGGGCCAGGGCCAGGGAACAGTTTGAGAAGATTCTGCAGCTCGACCCCGGCCATGCGCCGACCTGGTTGCATATCGGCGTGCACCACTCGGCGGCAGGGGAACTGGAGGAGGCCGAGGAAGCCTATCGGCAGGCGAGCGGACTCTTCCCCGAGTATGGCAAGGCCCGCTACAACCTGGGGCTGATCCTTCTCGAACAGAAACGCTGGGGGGAGGCGAGAAGCCAGTTCGAGTGGCTTCTATCCCGCGACCCGGAACATGCCGAAAGCCGCTTCAACCTTGGCCGGGTTGCTCTCGGCGAAGGGCGGCTGGCGGATGCTGTTGTCGCCTTCCGCCAGGCGATTGAGCTCAAACGGGGAGAGTATCCGGAGGCCTACTACAATCTTGGACTGGCCTACGCGGCCCAGCAGAACGACCATGAAGCCATCCGTTCCTATCGGGAGGCCCTACGGCTGCGGGAAAGCTGGCCGGAGGCCTACTACAACCTCGGCCTTGCCTATCTGCGGCAGGAGATGTGGGAACAAGCCGAGGTCTCCTTTAGCCGGGCGGTCGTGCTGGAGCCCCGTTATGAACGGGCATGGTACAATCTGGGGGTCCTCTACGCCCGGCAGGAGAAGAACGAGGAGGCGGTGCGCGCCCTGCGGAAGGCTCTCGATATCCGCCCCGATTATTCCGAGGCCAGGCTCAACCTCGGGGTACGTTTCGCCCGAATGAACCGTCACGGGGAGGCGATCCGCGAATATCTCGCGCTGCTGGAGAAGGACGGAACCCATGCCGGTGCCTGGTTCGACCTGGGGCTGGCCTACCTGGAGACGGCCAGTCCGGGGCAGGCCGAGGCGGCCTTCCGCAAGGTCATGGAACTGCAGCCGGAAAACACCAGGGCGTTGCGGCTGCTGGGGGAGTCTCTGGTCGCCCAGAAGAAGTACACGGAAGCGGTGCAGGTCCTGCGCCAGGCGGTGGATGCCGTTCCAGCCGATGTGAGGCTGCGCCTGGAGCTGGCACAGGCCCTCAGGAAGGCCGACAATCCCGAGTCCGCCCGGCGACAGTTGGAGCAAGCCTTGCGGCTGGACCCCGGCAATGAAAGGATCCGGCGAGAGATGGAAAGACTGACTAGAGCGCGGAAGGGGGAAAAACCATGA
- a CDS encoding sugar-transfer associated ATP-grasp domain-containing protein has product MKAKGWQAMVHWLLSPEAGQVLGMNRRNLGYVYPFNPKRFLPLADDKVLTKEALGRAGVPVPATLGTYRHFFELRRLGEDLAPHEEFVIKPARGRGGGGIIVVAGRAGASWTGISGRVLSIEELRKHITDIIFGVYSYELADAALIEQRVRQHPAMEELSPLGLADVRVILFRDNPMLAMVRVPTRKSEGRANLHRGGIGISIDPESGKTNQALHGRQEVRRHPDTGAVLSGRTLPYWDEILRVSRLAAEVFPLKYIGIDVAIAETGPMVLEINARPGLEIQNVTRRCLQALLGERGEAS; this is encoded by the coding sequence TTGAAAGCAAAGGGCTGGCAGGCGATGGTCCACTGGCTCCTCTCCCCGGAGGCCGGCCAGGTGCTCGGCATGAACCGGCGCAATCTGGGCTACGTCTATCCCTTTAATCCCAAGCGTTTCCTCCCATTGGCAGACGACAAGGTGCTGACCAAGGAGGCGCTCGGCCGTGCCGGAGTGCCGGTCCCGGCCACTCTCGGAACCTACCGCCATTTTTTCGAGCTGCGCCGGCTTGGAGAGGACCTGGCTCCCCACGAGGAGTTCGTCATAAAACCGGCGCGGGGCCGGGGCGGCGGCGGCATCATTGTTGTCGCCGGCAGGGCCGGCGCGTCCTGGACCGGCATCAGCGGCCGGGTGCTGAGCATCGAAGAGCTGCGCAAGCACATCACCGACATCATCTTTGGCGTCTACTCCTACGAACTCGCCGATGCTGCCCTGATCGAACAGAGGGTCCGGCAGCACCCTGCCATGGAGGAGTTGAGTCCGTTGGGGCTGGCCGATGTGCGGGTTATTCTTTTTCGGGATAACCCGATGCTGGCCATGGTCCGGGTGCCCACCCGAAAATCTGAAGGACGTGCCAATCTCCACCGAGGCGGCATCGGCATCAGCATCGATCCAGAGTCGGGAAAGACCAATCAAGCTCTGCATGGCCGTCAGGAGGTTCGTCGTCATCCCGACACCGGCGCCGTGCTCTCCGGTCGGACCCTCCCTTACTGGGACGAGATTCTCAGGGTCAGCCGTTTGGCCGCCGAGGTTTTCCCCCTCAAATACATCGGCATCGACGTCGCCATCGCCGAGACCGGGCCCATGGTGCTGGAGATTAACGCCCGGCCGGGCCTGGAGATCCAGAATGTCACCCGTCGCTGCCTGCAGGCGCTGCTCGGAGAGCGGGGAGAGGCGTCATGA
- a CDS encoding 7TM domain-containing protein, with product MKWNRDISYRLALLVLVLLPLTLMGYKIFVLRYPLAALLPTVGYRVDLSLQVDGHGGDVSVSTFLPRSDHRQVIGEGQNASGTFLFTLQTEGENLIGSWTAANLNGPHNILYTFTVSPRHVRYLLPAGLKIPAFYSPAFTPYLEPTPGIQVSDPLIEQALQEILPGDLPDIATTLTAIHRYIQDQIENRDFSGYTDAVTALKLGEASCNGKSRLFAAFARKLHLPARLVGGVILEQGSKRTSHQWVEIYVNGHWVPFDTVNDHFAEIPANFLTLYYGDLVLFRHAPNINFRALYKIDRTLDPRPELQDSLARSPLTILNLFGLFEQVGISRKLLEIILMLPFGALVTAVLRNVVGLETFGTFLPALIAAAALETGLWWGIFGFLTIILLGAATQRGLDALQILHAPKMAILFVTVIILMLTMTVAGLKLGLIALAHITLFPVAILTLTAERFAQVQAEYSFAAAARRLFMTVLAVAVCYGVMHSSVLQALVLVFPECLLLIVAFDLWLGKWVGIRASEFIRFRRLLQKEAP from the coding sequence ATGAAATGGAATCGGGACATCTCCTACCGATTGGCCCTCCTTGTTCTGGTGCTGCTTCCACTGACCCTCATGGGTTACAAGATCTTCGTTCTGCGCTACCCCCTGGCCGCCCTGCTTCCTACGGTCGGCTACCGGGTCGATCTCTCTCTGCAGGTGGACGGTCACGGTGGAGACGTCTCCGTATCCACCTTCCTGCCGCGTTCCGATCATCGGCAGGTCATCGGCGAAGGGCAGAACGCCTCCGGCACATTCCTTTTCACGCTCCAAACCGAAGGGGAAAACCTCATCGGCAGCTGGACGGCGGCCAACCTCAACGGGCCTCATAACATTCTTTACACCTTCACGGTCTCCCCCCGGCACGTGCGGTATCTCCTTCCGGCCGGCCTGAAAATTCCGGCCTTCTACTCACCCGCCTTCACTCCGTATCTGGAGCCCACCCCCGGCATTCAGGTCTCCGACCCGCTGATCGAGCAGGCGCTGCAGGAGATCCTCCCCGGGGACCTGCCGGACATTGCGACGACACTGACCGCCATTCACCGCTATATCCAGGACCAGATCGAGAATCGGGACTTTTCCGGTTACACCGATGCCGTAACGGCACTCAAACTCGGTGAAGCGAGCTGCAACGGCAAGAGCCGGCTCTTCGCGGCCTTCGCCCGCAAGCTCCATCTGCCGGCCAGGCTGGTGGGCGGGGTAATCCTGGAGCAGGGGAGCAAGCGAACCTCCCACCAGTGGGTGGAAATCTACGTCAACGGCCACTGGGTCCCCTTCGACACCGTCAATGACCACTTCGCCGAGATCCCGGCCAACTTCCTGACCCTCTACTACGGCGACCTGGTCCTGTTCCGACACGCGCCCAACATCAACTTCCGGGCTCTCTACAAGATCGACCGGACCCTGGATCCCCGTCCGGAGTTGCAGGATTCCCTGGCACGTTCGCCGCTGACCATCCTGAACCTCTTCGGCCTGTTCGAACAGGTGGGCATTTCCCGGAAGCTGCTGGAGATCATCCTCATGCTCCCTTTCGGTGCCCTGGTGACGGCGGTGCTGCGCAACGTGGTGGGTCTGGAGACCTTCGGCACCTTTCTGCCTGCCCTCATTGCCGCTGCGGCGCTGGAAACCGGCCTCTGGTGGGGGATTTTCGGCTTTCTGACCATCATCCTGCTCGGTGCAGCGACCCAACGCGGCCTTGATGCCTTGCAGATCCTGCACGCCCCGAAAATGGCCATTCTTTTCGTAACAGTCATCATCCTCATGCTGACCATGACTGTTGCGGGGTTGAAGCTCGGGCTTATTGCGCTGGCTCACATCACCCTTTTTCCAGTCGCCATACTCACCCTCACCGCCGAGCGCTTCGCCCAGGTCCAGGCCGAATACAGTTTCGCAGCGGCAGCCAGGCGGCTGTTCATGACCGTGCTCGCAGTGGCAGTCTGCTATGGTGTCATGCACTCTTCCGTCCTGCAGGCACTGGTCCTCGTCTTCCCCGAATGCCTGCTGCTCATCGTCGCCTTCGACCTCTGGCTGGGGAAATGGGTCGGCATTCGGGCCTCGGAGTTCATCCGCTTCCGTCGGCTGCTCCAGAAGGAGGCACCTTGA
- a CDS encoding RimK/LysX family protein: protein MIYYRLFTRKILPVFLLAGLTLLAPAAEALEKRIVGATEVVTVEEAGLSFLGRMDTGAATTSIHAVDIEVAGPLPEGADCTGLPVAFTVVNEQGESCRLTARVEKTENIRTSEGKEERLFVNLTVGWQGEEKQVLVNLNDRSAMKYRLLLGRNWLENDFLVDVALR from the coding sequence ATGATCTATTATCGCCTGTTTACCCGAAAGATCCTTCCTGTTTTCCTGCTGGCTGGCCTGACCCTCCTGGCCCCGGCCGCAGAGGCGCTGGAGAAAAGGATCGTCGGGGCGACCGAGGTGGTGACCGTTGAGGAAGCCGGACTCTCCTTCCTTGGCCGGATGGACACCGGCGCGGCGACGACCTCCATTCACGCCGTCGACATCGAGGTCGCCGGCCCGCTTCCGGAAGGAGCCGACTGCACCGGGCTGCCGGTTGCCTTTACCGTGGTAAATGAGCAGGGAGAGTCCTGCAGGTTGACCGCTCGGGTGGAGAAAACCGAGAACATCCGCACCTCGGAGGGAAAAGAGGAGCGACTCTTCGTCAACCTGACCGTCGGCTGGCAGGGAGAGGAAAAGCAGGTACTGGTCAACCTGAACGACCGCTCGGCGATGAAGTATCGGCTGCTGCTGGGGAGAAACTGGCTGGAGAACGACTTTTTGGTCGATGTCGCCCTGCGTTAG
- a CDS encoding GerMN domain-containing protein, with product MVRKSFLGLFILLAAVLLTGCEKKTPGLPAGAVKANPAYLENFGQPPTPESGTCFARVGFFPLRSDPGKVRPVPFFLFREDGQLQLVLARLVSGEVTFPEESDLFNPFPAGTRLKVGSLEQGVAELTLSLDGNSTAAPDLAAMAAALTETAVQFNEVKRVRILVDGVFPPGMPDGGFGHEPQRIASPDVPNLLMVIGNWEQGAEEPEEILANFDRPVTIGSFRLQNAGGQEVKGKYYQSAFDMAVVIHPENPSAYREGVSLSAAWDVIDALGRQGKGEAIFRLQRHEHPAEKKE from the coding sequence ATGGTGCGAAAATCTTTTCTCGGCCTGTTCATTCTGCTGGCGGCGGTGCTGCTCACGGGATGCGAAAAGAAAACCCCGGGGTTGCCCGCCGGAGCGGTAAAAGCGAACCCGGCCTACCTGGAAAACTTCGGGCAGCCCCCCACCCCGGAAAGCGGTACCTGCTTCGCCCGCGTCGGATTTTTTCCGCTGCGCAGCGATCCGGGCAAGGTCCGCCCGGTGCCTTTCTTTCTCTTCCGCGAAGACGGGCAGTTGCAGCTGGTACTGGCTCGGCTGGTCAGCGGGGAAGTAACCTTTCCGGAGGAGAGCGACCTGTTCAACCCCTTTCCCGCCGGTACCCGCCTCAAGGTCGGTTCGCTGGAGCAAGGCGTGGCAGAGTTGACTCTGAGCCTGGACGGCAACTCCACCGCTGCGCCGGACCTCGCGGCCATGGCCGCAGCCCTCACCGAGACGGCAGTCCAGTTCAACGAGGTGAAAAGGGTCCGCATCCTTGTCGACGGAGTTTTCCCGCCAGGGATGCCCGACGGCGGCTTTGGCCATGAACCGCAGCGGATCGCCTCCCCCGACGTGCCGAACCTGCTGATGGTGATCGGCAACTGGGAGCAGGGAGCCGAAGAACCGGAAGAAATTCTGGCCAATTTCGACCGCCCTGTCACCATCGGCAGCTTCCGGCTGCAGAATGCAGGCGGCCAGGAGGTCAAGGGGAAGTACTACCAGTCGGCCTTCGATATGGCCGTTGTCATTCATCCTGAAAACCCCTCAGCCTACCGCGAGGGGGTCTCCCTGTCGGCCGCTTGGGATGTCATCGATGCTCTCGGCCGTCAAGGAAAGGGCGAGGCGATATTTCGTCTGCAACGCCACGAGCATCCAGCGGAAAAGAAAGAATGA